One Malus domestica chromosome 11, GDT2T_hap1 genomic region harbors:
- the LOC114819558 gene encoding receptor-like protein 2, with protein MPEASRVIPYGVLFLFFLLSTFISTNHACKEADHNSLLSSFDISSSRLNWSSSDCCHWEGIACDADGRVTHVSLPSKRIQGSISHSLGILTHLLHLNLSHNLLSGPLEAGLFLSSSRLEILDLSYNLLSGKLPLFLSSSYIQIVDLSNNQFNATIPSSFLQHAWNLSSLNVSKNHFTGQIPSSICLRSSSIRVLDFSNNGFNGSIPLGLGNCSKLETFRAGFNYLSGTLPSDLYKAQALHEISLPSNQLFGHISDNIVNLTSLTILEIYFNHLSGGLPLHIGKLSKLKLMLLHLNNLEGPLPPSLMNCTNLIELNLGFNRLDGNISELNFSKLDQLIKLDLVSNHFSGAMPKSLYSCKYLKAVRLSSNDLEGHIQPEIVSLKYLSFLSLGRNKLTNVTGAIHILMRLESLRVVALPHSFLGEELPDGDAMIGSGFQNLRLFVLSECQLRGHIPVWMSKLKKLEVLHLSDNRLTGSIPPWLGSLPSLFFINLDNNLLSGGLPNELFSLQALVSEKPSAQTDSGDVELPIYNQLTNETVAELQYKYLSNFPPSICFRNNSLSGNIPIKIGRLQNLHLLDLSINNIDGSIPDEVSKLTNLESLNFSSNHLSGSIPASLSSLHFLGSFSVAYNNLQGQVPLGTQLQGFDATAYEGNLGLCGSPLPNKCQQMNTSDNATKNMEDEHDNRNEIPWLHISVALGFIVGFWGVCGPLVFSTSWRYAYFQFLSNVKRSLHVLIKCNFFLEK; from the coding sequence GTCCTCTTCCTGTTTTTTTTGTTGTCTACTTTCATTTCTACAAACCATGCTTGCAAGGAGGCAGATCACAACTCTCTTTTGTCATCTTTTGATATATCTTCTTCTCGCTTAAATTGGTCTTCCAGTGATTGTTGTCACTGGGAAGGCATCGCTTGTGATGCCGATGGTAGGGTAACACATGTTTCGTTGCCCTCTAAGCGGATCCAAGGAAGCATTTCTCACTCTCTTGGAATCCTCACGCATCTTTTGCACCTCAATCTCTCCCACAATCTGCTTTCTGGTCCTCTGGAAGCTGGACTCTTCTTGTCCTCGAGTcgccttgaaatccttgatttGAGCTATAACCTTCTCTCCGGAAAATTACCTTTGTTTCTATCATCTAGTTACATTCAAATAGTGGATTTGTCGAACAATCAATTCAATGCTACAATTCCTTCTTCATTCCTCCAGCATGCCTGGAATTTGAGCAGTTTGAATGTCAGCAAAAATCATTTTACAGGCCAAATACCTTCCTCTATCTGTCTTCGTTCCTCTTCGATTAGAGTCTTGGATTTCTCCAACAACGGTTTCAATGGTTCAATTCCTCTCGGACTAGGAAACTGTTCGAAATTGGAAACCTTTCGTGCGGGCTTCAATTATCTCTCTGGAACTCTTCCTAGTGATCTCTACAAAGCACAAGCTCTTCATGAAATTTCGTTACCTTCCAATCAGCTTTTCGGTCACATTAGTGACAACATTGTCAATCTCACCAGCCTCACAATCTTAGAGATTTACTTCAATCATTTGAGCGGCGGACTTCCTCTCCACATCGGCAAGCTCTCCAAATTAAAACTCATGCTCCTTCATCTCAACAATCTTGAAGGTCCTCTGCCCCCATCTTTGATGAATTGCACAAACCTTATCGAACTCAATCTTGGATTCAACCGTTTGGATGGAAATATCTCGGAGCTAAATTTTTCCAAACTTGATCAACTTATCAAACTTGATCTCGTGAGTAATCACTTCTCTGGTGCCATGCCAAAAAGCCTTTACTCATGCAAGTATCTGAAAGCAGTTCGCCTGAGCAGTAATGATCTAGAGGGACATATACAACCCGAGATTGTTTCGTTGAAATACCTATCCTTCCTTTCGCTTGGTAGGAACAAACTCACCAATGTCACCGGCGCTATACATATATTGATGCGTTTGGAAAGTCTCAGGGTGGTCGCACTTCCACATAGTTTTCTAGGTGAAGAACTGCCGGATGGTGATGCAATGATTGGTTCTGGGTTTCAAAATCTCCGCCTTTTTGTCTTATCGGAATGCCAACTTAGAGGTCACATTCCGGTGTGGATGTCAAAGCTCAAGAAACTCGAAGTCCTTCATTTGTCTGATAACAGACTCACAGGCTCAATACCTCCTTGGTTGGGAAGTCTTCCTAGTCTTTTCTTCATAAACCTGGACAACAACTTGCTTTCGGGGGGACTTCCAAATGAGCTTTTCTCACTGCAAGCTCTTGTATCCGAGAAGCCTTCCGCTCAGACGGATAGTGGTGATGTCGAACTACCTATCTACAACCAGCTCACGAATGAAACTGTCGCGGAGCTGCAGTACAAATATCTGTCCAACTTTCCGCCATCTATTTGCTTCCGAAATAACAGTCTAAGTGGCAACATTCCCATTAAGATAGGGCGGTTGCAAAACCTTCATCTGCTGGATCTCAGCATCAACAACATCGATGGCAGCATTCCAGACGAGGTATCTAAGCTCACAAACTTGGAGAGTTTAAACTTCTCAAGTAACCATCTGTCAGGCAGCATCCCAGCTTCATTATCAAGTCTTCATTTCTTGGGTTCATTTAGTGTTGCATACAATAACCTCCAAGGACAAGTACCGTTAGGCACACAGCTCCAAGGCTTTGATGCCACTGCCTATGAGGGCAACCTGGGACTTTGCGGTTCCCCGCTTCCAAACAAATGCCAACAGATGAATACAAGTGATAATGCAACTAAGAACATGGAAGATGA